A single genomic interval of Struthio camelus isolate bStrCam1 chromosome 39, bStrCam1.hap1, whole genome shotgun sequence harbors:
- the CIC gene encoding protein capicua homolog isoform X1, which yields MKPVRKAGSSSSSSSSSSSSSSSLCGSSGRLPPTGRPKVPKRRAPEGAASGPKLEGEEDGGGEEAAAAAVQTDPGPRDASGEEPPGSRKTATFKARAPRKKPPAGEEWSGEEEEDEEAEGAPGPSSSGTDTASEHSADEAGGPGRAALRRLRAQRVLARRPGGLFQPAVVKQVRERGRELAVQFAGERSLTYYAAAAPDVVLDAAPPPGTLALGTAVCARLQEEEEEDGGYREGTVVEIGAKATCYRIRFAGAAAHRDTAWVPRSDLRLLRPPWSREPPAEPPDEDEAPEPKQPEDAEVCKISAAVRADSDPPPPPVPPPAARLLSPPKSPAPPRLSPEAGGSRAPSEKGGVASRCRTPLTAAQQKYKKGDVVCTPNGIRKKFNGKQWRRLCSRDGCMKESQRRGYCSRHLSMRTKEMEGLAEGRPGGPRDGSAEFDWDETSRDSEASGGGGSRGGDSRPRLAPPPADLSRFEFDECEAAVMLVSLGSSRSGTPSFSPVSNQSPFSPAPSPSPSPLFGFRPANFSPVSASPVLQRAAARSRHVSAGAPKAGEGLSPEALSHGPPRGRHASGVAPTFQTSLAFTVPVSPGKRKAEPPPPPALDFHKAEADLGGGGGAGPPSPFGARPRQPPSPLLLLSPPAGLTAEPGPAVRRVPAVQRDSPVIVRNPDVPLPPAKPPDGPRLLGKAARDARPAAKGQLQAPVPINVGRAHAAAAAVGQPGPLPPSGAGAGAGPAAAAFGLSSPLQPVAFHPSPAALLPVIVPGDYGGPPAPRKEIIMGRPGTVWTNVEPRSVAVFPWHSLVPFLAPSQPDACPQPPEGQQPVNHPAAANQSKEPPESAAVAAPEAPARPQSPPPAAAAPPSGVGPPPAEDEAPGPPRLDSETESDHDDAFLSVVAPELQLPLAPGKRRTQSLSALPKERDGPADKDARSPHKREKDHIRRPMNAFMIFSKRHRALVHQRHPNQDNRTVSKILGEWWYALGAKEKQKYHDLAFQVKEAHFKAHPDWKWCNKDRKKSSSDAKGPAGGPQGGGPKEPRERSMSETGPAAAPQSGAADPPGLVGPEGKPGLGGAGPGERLLPAGGTQHPRPRAFSHSGVHGLDGAERDGQALQELTQMCSGQAPYSSGKGGPYGGPGPSGSPFAPPGEGPRPPALPPPARAPRSQRAASEEMTSDEERMVICEEEGDDDVIADDGFPPADIDLKCKERVSDSDSEASSGDEREAKGFPRKLFSPVLPPPALPPARPPPPELESPPGPEPPPILAKPYGPFAPTTPYKDPRGAGGPATGPPRLPPPPTKRSEPPPRRKRADSAGGGGPETAAGGAAMGGAPPSVIAAPPAAGGVLQALVLPERPAVGGGPALAFAPPAAAAAGGGGLAPRPAPTVVTNVVKPVSSTPVPIASKPPPAGPPLRSPPPEAKPPAAAPPPATVAGGKASAGSLVANVVVGASGYGGGGGGGGGPGPPLAVLPPGAALAPHPTAAVGGAPTSVQFVTQTAAPGGGGGGGSGGGGPSPNGPLPLSILQPPGLLPAPPGKAAAITQVQYILPTLPHAVPLASPKAPPAAPPAAATAPPGIHFALPPPNGKVLAPGPPGPGVPLLQPAAAPGPSVAVVGSAPKAPVPSPTQPPGASAQLVPGKVLVPMATPSPGAGRPPAPPALPPFTGHNGAPPPSKIIQLSPVPVVPPAAGSPGGAAAGGAPGPPPKVLLPSAARITYVQPGPPPGSSAPPAAAPPAAAATYVQSPMALGFAAIGPGGPAIVQPLLPGQSPLLAPGPVGVSPLPGPQLPPASAGQVIAAIYPGPGPGAGPAPPLVYSVASAPPGASGAPGAPAILPKGGSAPGQGPAGPLSFPPAPARPPRPPPKPPQKVKAAIANIPVGCYEVTPPPRAPPEPPRGPPEPPSPPPPLPPPPPPPPGGGDWDGRPPSPPGAPSPPGAEAWSQREPSEERPPATTAPPSPAAPAAGKAADPAPKFPVSPDWRVPAPENRLEAPAPPPAGPSASATSPTAPGGAGEGAAPPSSRSGPPAPPTEGPERKEGGAGKKLKVRPPPLKKTFDSVDNRVLSEVDFEERFAELPEFKPEEVLPSPTLQSLATSPRAILGSYRKKRKNSTDLDSSTEDPISPKRKMRRRSSCSSEPNTPKSAKCEGDIFTFDKTGSEADDVLGELEYEKVPYSSLRRTLDQRRALVMQLFQEHGFFPSAQATAAFQARYADIFPTKVCLQLKIREVRQKIMQAATPAEQAPPTPEAPPEAPPPDPPAGPQDSTSEAPPPGWEAAPPSPPTGGAAR from the exons ATGAAACCGGTGAGGAAGGCCggcagctcctcctcctcttcctcttcctcctcctcttcctcctcgtcctTGTGCGGGAGCAGCGGGCGACTGCCGCCCACCGGCCGCCCCAAGGTGCCCAAGCGCCGTGCACCCGAGGGTGCCGCCAGCGGGCCAAAGCTGGAGGGCGAGGAAGACGGCGGCGGCGAGgaagcagcggcagcagcggtgcAGACGGATCCAGGGCCGCGGGACGCCAGCGGCGAGGAGCCGCCGGGCAGCCGCAAGACGGCCACCTTCAAGGCCCGGGCACCACGCAAGAAGCCACCAGCGGGCGAGGAGTggagcggcgaggaggaggaggacgaggaggccGAAGGGGCGCCCGGCCCGTCCTCCTCCGGCACCGACACGGCCAGCGAGCACTCAGCCGACGAGGCGGGCGGccctggccgggcggcgctgcggCGCCTGCGGGCGCAGCGGGTGCTggcgcgccgccccggcggcctCTTCCAGCCAGCGGTGGTGAAGCAGGTgcgggagcgcgggcgggagcTGGCCGTGCAGTTCGCCGGCGAGCGCAGCCTGACGTACtacgcggcggcggccccggacGTGGTGCTGgacgccgcgccgccgccaggcACCCTGGCGCTGGGCACGGCCGTCTGCGCccgcctgcaggaggaggaggaggaggacggcggcTACCGCGAAGGCACCGTGGTGGAGATCGGCGCCAAAGCCACCTGCTACCGCATCCGCTTTGCCGGCGCCGCTGCGCACCGCGACACGGCGTGGGTGCCGCGCTCCGACCTCCGCCTCCTCCGCCCGCCCTggagccgggagccgccggccgagccgccggATGAGGACGAGGCGCCGGAGCCGAAGCAGCCAGAGGACGCCGAGGTGTGCAAGATCAGCGCCGCCGTGCGGGCGGACagcgacccgccgccgccgccggtgccgccgccggccgcccggctcctGTCGCCCCCCAAgtcgccggcgccgccgcggctcaGCCCAGAGGCAGGTGGCAGCCGGGCGCCGTCCGAGAAGGGCGGCGTCGCCTCGCGGTGCCGGACGCCGCTGACGGCGGCACAGCAGAAGTACAAGAAGGGCGACGTGGTGTGCACGCCCAACGGCATCCGCAAGAAGTTCAACGGCAAGCAGTGGCGGCGGCTGTGCTCGCGCGACGGCTGCATGAAGGAGTCGCAGCGGCGCGGCTACTGCTCCCGGCACCTCTCCATGCGCACCAAGGAGATGGaggggctggccgagggccggcCCGGCGGGCCGCGCGACGGCAGCGCCGAGTTCGACTGGGACGAGACGTCACGCGACAGCGaggccagcggcggcggcggttcccGCGGCGGCGACTCGCGGCCCCGCTTGGCGCCGCCGCCAGCCGACTTGTCCCGCTTCGAGTTCGACGAGTGCGAGGCCGCCGTCATGCTGGTGTCGCTGGGCAGCTCGCGCTCGGGCACGCCGTCCTTCTCGCCCGTCTCCAACCAGTCGCCCTTCTCGCCCGCCCcgtcgccctcgccctcgcccctCTTCGGCTTCCGCCCGGCCAACTTCAGCCCCGTCAGCGCCTCGCCGGTGCTGCAGCGggcggccgcccgcagccgccaCGTCAGCGCTGGCGCCCCCAAGGCCGGCGAGGGGCTGAGCCCCGAGGCGCTGTCCCacgggccgccccgcggccggcacgCCTCGGGCGTCGCGCCCACTTTCCAGACCAGCCTCGCCTTCACCGTGCCCGTCAGCCCCGGCAAGCGCaaggccgagccgccgccgccgccggccctcgACTTCCACAAAGCCGAGGCGGacctggggggcggcggcggcgcggggcccccgtCGCCCTtcggcgcccgcccgcgccagCCGCCctcgccgctgctgctgctgtcgccgccggccgggctgacggcggagccggggccggcggtgcgGCGGGTGCCGGCGGTGCAGCGCGACTCGCCCGTCATCGTGCGCAACCCCGAcgtgccgctgccgcccgccaAGCCGCCCGACGGCCCGCGCCTCCTCGGCAAAGCCGCCCGCgacgcccgccccgccgccaagGGGCAGCTCCAAGCGCCCGTGCCCATCAACGTGGGGCGGGcgcatgccgccgccgccgccgtggggcagccggggccgttgccccccagcggggccggggccggggctgggcctgccGCTGCCGCCTTCGGGCTCTCGTCGCCCTTGCAGCCGGTGGCCTTCCACCCGTCGCCTGCCGCCCTGCTGCCCGTCATCGTGCCCGGGGACTacggcggcccccccgccccccgcaagGAGATCATCATGGGGCGGCCCGGCACGG TGTGGACCAACGTGGAGCCGCGCTCGGTGGCCGTCTTCCCCTGGCACTCGCTGGTGCCCTTCCTGGCCCCCAGCCAGCCCgatgcctgcccccagccccccgaggGCCAGCAGCCCGTCAATCACCCGGCTGCCGCCAATCAGAGCAAGG agcccccggAGTCGGCGGCCGTGGCGGCCCCCGAGGCACCGGCGcggccccagagcccccccccagcggcggcggccccccccagTGGcgtgggcccccccccggccgaggACGaggcgccggggcccccccggctgGACAGCGAGACGGAGAGCGACCACGACGACGC GTTCCTGTCCGTGGTGGCCCCCGAGCTGCAGCTGCCGCTGGCCCCGGGCAAGCGGCGCACGCAGTCGCTCAGCGCCCTGCCCAAGGAGCGCGACGGCCCCGCCGACAAGGACGCCCGCAGCCCCCACAAG CGGGAGAAGGACCACATCCGGAGGCCCATGAACGCCTTCATGATCTTCAGCAAGCGGCACCGGGCGCTGGTGCACCAGCGGCACCCCAACCAGGACAACCGCACCGTCAGCAAGATCCTGGGCGAGTGGTGGTACGCCCTGGGCGCCAAGGAGAAGCAGAAGTACCATGACCTTGCCTTCCAG GTGAAGGAGGCGCACTTCAAGGCCCACCCCGACTGGAAGTGGTGCAACAAAGACCGCAAGAAATCCAGCTCGGATGCCAAGGGGCCTGCGGGAGGGCCCCAAGGTGGGGGCCCCAAGGAGCCACGTGAGCGCAGCATGTCTGAgaccggccctgctgccgccccccAGTCAG GCGCCGCAGACCCCCCTGGCCTGGTGGGGCCTGAGGGGaagccggggctggggggcgccggccccggggagcggcTGCTGCCAGCAGGGGGGACCCAGCACCCCCGGCCCCGTGCCTTCTCCCACAGTGGGGTGCACGGGCTGGATGGGGCCGAGCGCGACGGCCAGGCCCTGCAGGAGCTCACCCAG ATGTGCTCGGGGCAGGCCCCCTACAGCAGCGGAAAGGGGGGGCCCTATGGGGGGCCAGGCCCCTCGGGGTCACCCttcgccccccccggtgaggggccgcggccccctgccctgccccccccggcccgggccccccgCTCGCAGCGGGCGGCCAGTGAGGAGATGACGAGCGATGAGGAGCGCATGGTCATCTGCGAGGAGGAAGGCGACGACGATGTCATCG cggatGATGGGTTTCCCCCGGCCGACATCGACCTCAAGTGCAAGGAGCGGGTGAGCGACAGCGACAGCGAGGCCTCATCGGGGGACGAGCGCGAGGCCAAG GGCTTTCCACGGAAGCTGTTCTCGCCggtgctgccccccccagcactgccccctGCCCGCCCACCCCCCCCAGAGTTGGAGTCACCCCCGGGTCCCGAGCCGCCCCCCATCCTGGCCAAGCCCTACGGCCCCTTTGCCCCCACCACCCCCTACAAGGACCCGCGTGGTGCCGGGGGGCCCGCCAccggccccccccgcctgccgccccccccgACCAAGCGCTCGGAGCCACCCCCCCGCCGCAAGCGGGCCGACAGCGCCGGTGGGGGGGGCCCTgagacggcggcggggggggcggcgatGGGGGGCGCCCCCCCCTCGGTCATCGCTGCCCCCCCAGCGGCGGGGGGGGTGCTGCAAGCCCTGGTGCTGCCCGAGCgcccggcggtgggggggggcccagccctggcttttgccCCCcctgctgcagccgctgctggcGGGGGTGGCCTGGCCCCACGCCCGGCCCCCACCGTGGTCACCAACGTGGTGAAGCCGGTGAGCAGCACGCCGGTGCCCATCGCCAGCAAGCCCCCGCCAGCTGGCCCCCCcctgcgcagccccccccccgaggccaagccccccgccgccgcaccCCCGCCAGCCACTGTGGCGGGGGGCAAAGCCAGTGCTGGTAGCCTAGTGGCCAATGTAGTGGTGGGGGCCAGCGGCtatggggggggcggcggggggggcggggggccgggccccccTTTGGCTGTGCTGCCCCCTGGTGCCGCCTTGGCCCCCCACCCCACGGCAGCGGTGGGGGGGGCCCCGACTTCAGTGCAGTTTGTCACCCAGACtgcggcaccgggggggggtggtggggggggcagcggcgggggtgGACCGTCCCCCAATGGCCCCCTGCCCCTGAGCATCCTGCAGCCCCCTGGACTGCTGCCTGCCCCCCCTGGCAAGGCGGCTGCCATCACCCAAGTGCAGTACATCCTACCCACCCTGCCCCACGCCGTGCCCCTGGCCAGCCCCAAGgccccccctgccgccccccctGCCGCTGCCACCGCCCCCCCTGGCATCCACTtcgccctgcccccccccaacgGCAAGGtcctggcccccggccccccaggccctggcgtccccctgctgcagcctgccGCCGCTCCTGGCCCCTCCGTCGCCGTTGTCGGCTCCGCGCCCAAAG ccccagtgccATCCCCCACGCAGCCCCCGGGGGCCTCGGCCCAGCTGGTGCCGGGAAaggtgctggtgcccatggccaccccctcccccggggccggccgtcccccggcccccccggctctgcccccctTCACAGGGCACAACGGGGCACCACCCCCCAGCAAG atCATCCAGCTGAGCCCGGTGCCGGTGGTGCCGCCAGCggcagggagccctgggggggcggcggcagggggggCACCAGGGCCCCCCCCAAAGGTGCTGCTGCCCTCGGCCGCCCGCATCACCTACGTGCAGCCAGGGCCTCCCCCGGGCTCCTCGGccccccctgccgccgccccccctgCCGCTGCCGCCACCTACGTCCAGTCCCCCATGGCCCTGGGCTTTGCTGCCATCGGCCCGGGGGGGCCCGCCATCGTCCAGCCCCTGCTGCCCG ggCAGAGCCCACTGCTGGCCCCGGGGCCGGTGGGGGTgtcgccgctgcccggcccccagctgccccccgcctcggccgggcAGGTCATCGCTGCCATctaccccggccccggccccggggccggccccgcccccccgctcgtcTACAGCGTGGCCAGCGCTCCCCCCGGAGCATCCGGAGCCCCCGGCGCGCCCGCCATCCTGCCCAAGGGCGGCAGCGCCCCTGGCCAGGGCCCGGCAG GCCCCCTGAGCTTCCCTCCggcgccagcccggcccccgcggccccccccgaaGCCCCCCCAGAAGGTGAAGGCCGCCATCGCCAACATCCCTGTGGGCTGCTACGAGGTTACGCCCCCCCCACGAgcccccccggagccgccccggggTCCCCCGGAGCCACCCTCGCCCCCCCCGCCACTGcccccaccaccgcctccaccgCCGGGGGGGGGTGACTGGGACGGGcgccccccctcgcccccgggggccccctccccccccggcgccgAGGCCTGGAGTCAACGGGAGCCTAGTGAGGAGCGTCCCCCTGCCACCACCGCACCCccgagccccgctgcccccgcagcAGGCAAAGCTGCCGACCCG GCCCCCAAGTTCCCCGTCTCCCCCGACTGGCGGGTGCCGGCCCCCGAAAACCGCCTGgaggccccggctcccccccccgctggcccctcggcctccgccaccagccccacagcccctggAGGGGCTGGCGAGGGCgctgcccccccctcctcccggagcggccctcctgcaccccccactGAGGGTCCCGAGCGCAAGGAGGGGGGGGCCGGCAAGAAGCTGAAGGTGCGGCCCCCCCCACTGAAGAAAACCTTCGACTCCGTTGACAA cagggTCCTCTCTGAGGTGGACTTCGAGGAGCGCTTCGCCGAGCTGCCCGAGTTCAAGCCCGAAGAGGTGCTGCCCTCGCCTACGCTGCAGTCGCTGGCCACCTCCCCCCGTGCCATCCTGGGCAGCTACCGCAAGAAGCGCAAAAACTCCACCG aCCTGGACTCCTCCACTGAGGACCCCATCTCGCCCAAGCGCAAGATGCGCCGGCGCTCGAGCTGCAGCTCCGAGCCCAACACGCCCAAGAGCGCCAAGTGCGAGGGCGACATCTTCACCTTTGACAAGACcg GCTCGGAGGCGGACGACGTGCTGGGCGAGCTGGAGTACGAGAAGGTGCCCTACTCGTCGCTGCGCCGCACCCTGGACCAGCGCCGCGCCCTGGTCATGCAGCTCTTCCAGGAGCACGGCTTCTTCCCCTCCG cccaggccacGGCGGCGTTCCAGGCCCGCTACGCCGACATCTTCCCCACCAAGGTCTGCCTGCAGCTCAAGATCCGCGAGGTGCGCCAGAAGATCATGCAGGCGGCCACGCCCGCCGAGCAGGCCCCGCCCACGCCCGAGGCCCCCcctgaggccccgcccccggacCCGCCTGCCGGCCCCCAGGACTCCACCtctgaggccccgcccccgggctgGGAGGCGGCCCCACCCTCCCCGCCCACAGGGGGTGCCGCCCGCTGA